The Haliotis asinina isolate JCU_RB_2024 chromosome 2, JCU_Hal_asi_v2, whole genome shotgun sequence genomic interval ATGGAAATATCAGCTTCAATGTTCGTACtgcaaataatttttttttcaaatatcatGGTAATCTTAATGATATAGCATCCTACTATGATATCTCCAACTTATTGTGAGATTCATGTCTGATATAAGCTACTCTACATAGGCTCTGCAAATCCGCTATGTTTAAATATATCCTTTGTGAAAGAGTAAAATAAATGTGACAATTATATATTCCTTTCTCAATGctataatatttttttctgttataATGAACAACTGAATTCTCAGCTGAGATCAAATGGGAATCTGTGGACAGAACAGGTTCTGGGAATGTCTTCCTTGTCATATGTTACCGTCAAAGATGTTACAGTGACGAGGACAAAAGGACCTCTGATGACctgagcctagattttcgaagctcttttagcgctaagatggtcGCGAGTGCCATACAAACATTAACATACGACTATCTGAGCGCAAGAAGAGCTTTgaaaatttagaaaatttagaAAATTCACGCAGTACTCCGCAGTTCATTAGCTGtaaggcggtggtctgtaaataatcgaatcttgaccagacaatccagtgatcaactgcatgaaaagccatctacgcaattgggatacgatgacatgtgttaaccatgctagaatgaccacccgatcgcgttagtcgcctcttacggcaagcatgggttactgaagatcaattctaacccggatcttcacgcaTCGGTCATGTCAGTCACGCGTTGGCTGATTTGGCCGCAAGTATTTACATGTCGACATGATTTATCTGAAATACTGATGACTTTATCGTTAGAAAAAATCTCTCTCGTCTTGGGCGCGACGAGTGAACTGACAAAACTGGTTACAATTTTTGTCCCGTCCATTACCACACTTTGCAGTGGGAAGCAAGAATGTGAAGGAGTTCTTTCCTCACGTCAAGGGCACAGGTTCTTACTCCAGTATTGATACTTTATAACCCGATTCGGGTGTCTTCCGTGGTGCTGTTACTAAACTGGTGCTTAAATTTGTACAGAACAGTACTCACTCGTTGTGTTATGTACATTCTTGGGAGTTGGCGTTTAGATTTTGACGCTCTAAATACCCTCTGTAGAGACTAGTCATTGTCTTATATGTCAGTCAGTCCTCTCATAGAAGTTGGCGTTTTGCATTAGACTGTCAACTTTATCATTCACGTTCACATCTACTCACTCGAGTAAACATTTTCACAACTTTCAATTTTGAATTAATAGGCCAGTTTCCTGTTTCCTGAAAATTattttcatctttttcaaaataatgtgCACTTTCGAAGTTTAGCCCAGGGCGTAGATATggttaaatatttcatcactagAACAGTGGTCttccctacatgtgtacaatgtgtgaagcccatatctcgtgtcccatttcttgtgtgatattgctgcaaaattgctaaaagcgacttaaaactcttaaaactaaactcactgactcccatcactgtcactgtgatattgctgcaatattgctaaaaacgactTAAAactcttaaaactaaactcactgactgccATCACTGTCAAACTATAGGTAAGGCTTTCAAGACATAATGTGGTTTAATTCAGTATACACAGCGATATATACgcccaaaatatttcaaaatactaTCTACATAATTTACAATATACACTCGGTCCTGACAAACAACGCTATCACAGACATTGATTCTCACAGATTGCGATGGCGTTATTGCAGATACTGAGTACCGAGTAAGTATCAGATGCAAATAaatagcaatatatatatatatatatatatatatatatatatatatatatatatccacgGTTCAGACTTTCTTGACAAACACCAGTCATTCTGTGAgaagaataaaataaaaataatacatcaatAGTAATGATCCAAGATTGGGATACTTCTGTACGTTCGACGTGGGAGTGTAAAAGAATGTTTGTGACGTACAAATCACTGTATCCAGGCGTCAACAGACCATCAAGTAATGATGGGGAAATTTCTCTATCCAAAGTAATATACTGACcttattatttatttaacatATGTTGGAGTTTAAGAAACGAACTTTCTGTTAACATTAACTGTTAACAATAATTTTGTGCATATgtactgttttttttcaatttacacccatccagtaattaaaacagACCATGCTTTGTAATATCTTTAAGACGTCTCTTGCTGAATATGACCAAGCATTGTGTCAAGCTCTTGACATTTTGTGCGGAACAAGAGTTTTTCTGTTAACCTTCCTGTTCTCGGAAATTTGGCTGCCTGAGGTACTCATCTATTGTTGCTTTAAAGCCAGACTATGCCTTAATAGCAGTTGATGGCATAGTGAATGTATAAAAAATACGTTACCACGGAAGTCCTTGGGAAAATATTTGGTTTTATGTTACGTGTAAAGGTTGCTGCAACCCAGAAGCCCTTGTTACAGGTGTCAGTGTGATCATACTCTCCAGTATCGTGAGATCCCGTTTGAATTCCCATACATTCAGACGGCGATTGCTATCCAACTTGAGTACAGAAGTAAATGGATACTGAATCATCACTGGCATTGCACTTTGACGAGCTGTCCAAACGGGAAGGTACGCAAAATTACCACCATTTACTGTAACGTCCATATCTCGGGAACACAGAAGCGTGTCATCCTTGAAACTAATATGAAGAGGTAATCATCCTTCGTAATTCTCACACCATTCGTGACAAACGTGCAACAGTTTCGTCATAAAGTCCCATCCTTTGTAATTCATGCACCATCCAAACGAACGCCTAACGAACGTATATCAATAAGATCCCATCCTTTGTAACTATCACATCATCCTTGACAAACGTGAAACAGGAAGTTATGTCATAAAGCTCACATTCTACACCATCCTTGACAAACGGGTCCTCGGCCACATGATCCTCGTATAATCCAGTGTCCCCAGCCCTTGTTGTAACTATGTCCGAGAGGTCACACTGCCAACCAACCTCTCCATGAGCACACTCTTATACTGCCTCCATGTCTCCTTGTTGTACAGCACGTCCTTAGCTTCATCAGTGGTGATGTACTCGCGTTGCTGTAAAGTGGGCATTAGGTTACAAAATATTAGTAAATATCTGCCAGTTTATGAAACCAAAGTATGGACAAATAATTCGTGTTCGAATTGGTGCGTATGTCGACACACAAATAGGACATGGGTGACATGTTTCTGGACAGTCCAGTGAAAGGCCTTTTTCTGCATGTTCATATTAAACGTCACTGTCAAGTAGGGCCacgtttgaaatattttttttctgtaaaacaaggGACTCTTTCTGCGTCATAATAAGGTAAACTAGTTTTAAATAGATTATTTAATGTCCTTACAGTCGATCGACGTTTCACTGTAAACAATGCGTCTCTAACCTTTCTTGAAGACCATTTTAACTCATGAGCGGAACCAACCACCTACATCTCAGGAGACCTCAGCATTAAGATGTTAACACCAATGATTCAACATGCACCTACAACCGACGTAGTTCTAAGATTGTTGTGGGAAGGTGGGCAATGTCTCTAAAATGTCCACTTTAAAGGCCAATAGACCAAGGGTTTGCTGGTTAGACCGAAGTTCTGTTTCACATGGTACAATGTACCTTCTTGGTTCAAGTAGTGGTAATGTTTTGATGTAGCATAGCGCGATATAAACCTGCTCGCTGACCCTTATTGTCATACCTACCATTGTCTCTACTCTCAACATGGTGTTGTTCTGGGCGAATTGCAGGAAGAATCTCTTGCTAATCTTTATCACTTCCGCTCCGTCGCTCACCTGCGATCAACCCAAATTCTTTACACGCCTCTTCAGCAGTTTCCCGTTCATTATAGAACGAACTTTATTTAAttattaaacaatattttaaagtaaacaaaactgaaagaatTCTATTATATAACCGTATTTAAAATACAGAAGTCGTCTGTACCACAATCCAAAAACATGAAGAAGGTAGATTTAGGTAGACAATGTGACAGATTgaagagctgatgataaatgtacaagccttgaaagggactgagattttatgtcagtgttgacaacttgctggatcaGACAGATCCCggtttgacagcttccactgtatcaaTGATAGTGATTTAACATAACGATATTCCAGCAGGCCATTTAAACTAACCCGTTCGTGCATAGATTGTTATGATGATGTTCATTAAATCAAAGACTTACTAGACTGATGGCAGGTCCCTCCATGAACGCCAATGGGGGAGGATCAAGGTTCTCTAGACCCTAGGGAAGAAAAAACACGGTTTCTTATATATCTGTGTCATAGACGCTAAAATCTGTCATATACGAGTTCGCCTTTATATTACTTACATTATTTTCTAAAGAGTTCCAACTGTACCAAAAAGCATTTAAATATTTGACGACTGTTAAGCATACACTTTATTTACCACTATACACCTTGTCAAAAGTATCGAACTACACAATTCAAATTAAAATTAGAAAGTATAATTTTCGTGTTTCTTAAACTACACGTTAAATATGCTACATCATCTGTGATCACAAACACAGTCTGTCCCGAGCTACACGTGCATGCTTGCGTTGGGCATGCTTGTTCCAGGGGTCGGCTTGCAAAAAATGGAGTGTGCACATCATGCCTTTTTTGGCGTATGCTATGTTGGCAGGCACAGTTTAAATTTGATTTCAGGCACACATTAAGCTTTATTTTGACCAACCAGTGAAAGGCCCAAGCGTCCAGTGCCTCTGAACCAATTTATTGGTATGCCATGCCGTGCTGTTGGAGCATAACTGAACATTAATCACACACTCATCAGCAGGCTAATACGTAAGCACACTGCTTCCGGTGAAGTGCAAGATGCAACGAGGTCTGCATGTCCCAGAAGGACCAATGGCAGGGATGGATAGTGCTCTCGTACGCCAAGCCAGAAGACGCCCAAAGTAGACGTGTACACAGATGCAACATGAATGACATCCATACAACTGAGTGTCCATCAGCAACATCAGACGAAACCTAAATTCTGCAGGATTGACAGCAAGAAAGCCACTCATACGTCCACTCCTGACAATCACCACCGCCATGCTCGTTTAGCCTGGTGCCAAGCTCGTGCTCGGTGGAACCTGAGGATATGGAGAAGGATCCACTGGTCCGATGAAAGCAGATGTTTGCTGCATCATACAGACGGGACGGCACGAGTTTGGAGGCAGAGAGGCATATGATCAGAGGAACATTCAAGCTGATGTTCCATTTGGGATGGATCCGTAATGGTCTAGGGATGTCGTTCCTATGACTGAAAATTTACCTCATCACAGTTCCCGGGACACTGAATGGACAAAGGTAGCAAACACCTGATCCCGGACGGCGCTGTTGTGCCTCATTTCGACAACTATGCTCTCCCCACATGTCCAACTCTTAACGATCTCCAACACAATGCCACTGAGACACTACCGTGGTCAATCAGAAGTCCAGACATGAATTATGTTGAGTATTTGTGGGATAATTTCGGACGGAGGGTGAGAGCAAGGGATCCTCCAGTTCAGAACCTTCAGGAATTGACTCATGCATGAGTGGCAGCAGATCCCCCAACAGAGATATCAGACGTCTGGTGACCAGCATGAGACAACGTGTGGAAACTGTTATCGAAGTGCGAGGCAGTCACACCACATGCTGAGTTAGGCAGGCATTGTGGAACTTTGTAGTGTGTTCGACATTTATGaagtgtgttgtgtgtctgctGTAACGACCCAAGCAGCCATACATAATTATTTCATCTTAGTTTTCGGTGACTATAGTTTGCTACGACTAAACACTCAATTAGAGCTCAAATACGGTTTATATGAAGAGATTTGATGTGCTCTTCCCGGCACCATTTTATGAGACTGATGATCCAGTGGGCGGTGCGACATTTATGACAAGGTGCATATCTGCACGTCATACTAAATCGAAAATTGAGTTAGCGTCGTGTTATCCAGACAGGGCAATAACAAGTACCAAGTGTTTTTGGTTGGACACAGCAAGGTCATCAAACCATCGACCTTCCGCTCCATGGTAAAAGATCAGTACTGGAAGGTCTGAATGCACCTAAACACCACTTCGATGAACTGACAACGACAACGTATACTGAGATGCGATCCGGTTCTTGACATGCTCGCAACCTGTCCGTGGTTTCACTGCTCGCCAGAAAGTACCCGTATGTTGTCATGAGACTATGGAGCGGCGTATTGAACACGTATGGAACACGATTCTGGCAATAAGGATTAGTTGTTTCGCTGTTTGTTGTCATTATTACTATATACATTATTACTAGATACTATATACTCTAATATATACTATATGTCTGGCGGAAAATACGACTTCTAGTCATAAAGAGCGAAACCTTCTCAATCCTGATTCGCACATTCGAGTCGACTACTGGTGTCGAATACTCCCGGTCCTCAAAGTGTTTTCACTGGTTTACGAGTATCGTAGAGCAACAAACAGACTGTGGGTCAGGTCCCCACTTACAAAGCACCAATTCTTAGAAAGCATTATGCGTCAGTCCGGAACTTTTCATCCTCAGTAACTATTATAATATATGGCTGGACATGGCAACATGTGTGAGACACTGTTACTGTGTAGAAGTGCTCATCAGTTCATAGAGTATAATCGCTCCTCAACACCCTATAGTCAGAGGACTATGTGTTCATAATGCTTGATGTAACCTCAGAGTCAGTTAAGTAGGCTAGTCCTGACAGTTACATCCTAATGATACCCGCTACCAGGCAGACAAATAGTTGCCGATCAAGCATGCAGTTAATGGTGAGTATATAGTAGCAGAGGCGAGACATGCGAGTTGTTTAGAACAGTAATTCAGTCATGTcactgttgtgtgtgtgtgtgtgtgtgtgtgagagagagagagagagagagagagattttagACGGTAATTGGTAATTAAGCTCTATACTAGCTAGCTAATACAATGCCGTGTGTCCTTAAGAGACGCTTGGATATGTGCATGAGATATTCCAGACAAGGTTATATAAATTGTTTTTTTAATCATCAATTTCTACCTTCATCGAATGATCGTGTGTTTCCATTTATTGAAAGGTcagatatttcattttcttcGCATACAACTATCGATGGGCTTCAGGTTTCTGacgaaaatgaaaaatacatgcacGCACCTTTTCTGCCTTGATAAGCGTCAGCAAAGGACACACGGCGTATCCCATAACCATATGACGTCATAGCTAGATGACGTCATACAAACCTCATCATCCTTGGGTTGATACCTGAACTTTACCGCGATTTCCTCCAAGCCCTATAGTTTGGTATAAATGTCACATCAAGTTAGGAAAAAaaggaaaaacacaaactgcaaataaaataCTGTTAACCAACACTCTTCACAAAACAAAGGTAAGAGGATTAATAGGGATTATCATGATTGTACACAACAGACTTTGGGTAAACCTTGGTTATTGAACTGAATTTAGCTTGAACTACTCGAGGGTGTATTTGAATCAAAATATCGTATTGTTTTGGTGATAAATATCTATCATTTTTGAAATATGAACATTGAAGGAAAGTATGTTTGGTACTTACTGACGACATCCCAAGAATTCTTTAAAACGGTCAGCTCAACACACATTGTTAATTCAAACTGGTATGTCAAGCAAGTTCACATGCAATTTGCCCCTTTATCTaaataatgttgttgttttttaaatatagGTTTTGCAGCTGGTCATATTCAGAGCAAGTATAGAAATGACCCCAAGCATATCCCTCAGTGAACAAATACCCAGAAAAAAAACctcccaaaaaaaccaaacaaagcaatacaaaatacaaacacattgaTTGGAACTGAAATTATTATCTAGAAATAATCAACCTTTCAATGCCCTTTGGGTATTTCTGAAAAGAACGAAATAGGACATCTTATATGTGACCCTTACccccaaaataaaacaaacaaatttagcAATAATGTtaataaacaacaacacacatggCGTTAGCTTCTCCCTCCCCCATTACTTACAAACACGTCCCCAGGGCTGAGGGTGTCAAGCTGAAGATAGGCCCTCCTCTGAATCAAGTCTTTCTTTTTCCTAGGGGAGAGGCCAGCATCAAATTCTGTCTTCTCTCTGGTGAGGAACGTACCGTGGGGGGTCATATGATCTGCCACCCTTGGGGTGGATTTAGCTAAGGAGGCGCTACCCCGGGGATTCTTTCCTGGTTGCCTGGGGGTGGGTTGAGTGACGACTATAGGAGGAAGCTGGAAGTGGCTTTTGCTCCTCTGAAaacgtagatatatcatactggTTGTATGATAGATTCGGGGTAAAGAACGTATATTGGAATTGGACACACGTTGTCATAATGTTATGAAAGTTTAAAGTTTAAAGGGGTCGTCAAGACGCTGCAGACCTAGGGTCCAAATCGTATGTTACCTGTTACAAATACATAATCGTAAAAcatctttctttcttttatgATTTGTTCATTTTTGGTCATTATCAAACTTTTATCGTCAGTTCCTTTTGCCTGGCAGTTCATGAAGGAAGGTAGAATGAGGTTTATCGTAACATTTATAGTTAGTGGGCGCTATCCGCTAAAACACACAGATGGGCACTCGAAGTGTAAGATTACTAACGCAACTGGCTTTCCATGAATATTCCGCAAAATATAACGGCCGAATGGTGTTTTCAAAACCGCAGTTCGATACTCGAAcgtggaccacacaatccagtgaccgacaCCATGATCATCGGTCTACGCGAGTGgtttgatgacatgcatcaaccacgtcagcaaacctgaacacccgatcccaaGAGCTGCAAcgaacgacaagcatgggttgctgaacaccaaGGAAATGACGAATAAACAATGGAGGTGTCACGAATGTTGAGCATCCTGTGAGTACACATTGTAAACTGATATAATCATGCATATGTTCTTAtaaatggacccgtgaagatccaggttaaaatTGGCCTTCAATAATCCATGCTTATCTGAAAGGGCGGCTGACGGGACTGGGatctggcttgctgacttggtttaaatatgtcattgagtcccaattgcacagaacgatgctcatgctgttgatcaccggattgtcaaTCAAGCCATAATATTGGAATGCCCACCTTTTCTGATGCGTCTGTGGGAGAGGATCCCTGAGACCGTCGTTCTGGAATGGGTGAACCGGGATTGGAGACAGGGCTGGATTCACGGTCAGGTCTTGGAGCGGGGCTTGCTGTGACATTCTCAGGTTCAGTCGCAGGAACCTCTGTAGTAATAGCTACAGTAAAGTTAGCTGTTAAAATTGTCAATCCTCAAGAAGGTGTGTTCGATAAAAATATCGTCCGTGCATGTACAGGTTGTTCaccttgacctgatcaagtgaatactaaagCATTGCGTGCCCGTGTCACatctggttgggtctattattgtgaaggagTGCGCCTATGCCACGTGATTGTTAACATGTCCGAACAGCGGAGGAAAGGTCGgcatttgacatctcagtgtcgagaagTCGTCAGCAATGTTCTAACTTTCTTTAAAAATTAGctgcagatggtttaatgtttcctagTCGGGTTTTAGGCAGCGAGCTCCCCTATTTAGTAAAGTTAACTCGACCAGCCGTTTATGCCGTTTGACCTCCaaggtcatgcatatgtagagtagctcaggtcaagctgcaTAACCTGTATGTTTGAGATAAGACCTAACTATATcggtcatcaccatcatcatcatcatcatcatcatcatcgtcctTCGTCGTCACTTTCTCTGCTGCCTAACACCCCCTGCATAGTCATGTCATCATGACTCTACACGGATTCATACCTTTTGCACGTACGGTTTCTGATGCACGTCACTATTAACAAAGCAAACATAGAGTCAATGCTCAGTACCTTTCTCTGTAAAACTGGTTGATTTTGCTTTCTTGCGACTGTGAGATCGGTCAGTCAGAGACCCTGCTGATAGACGCTCACTTAACTTTCGCCTCTTCATCAACTGAAAACGATAGATTGGCGAATCAATAGGTTAATCAAAGTTTTGAAACGTATCTACACTTTATTCGACATTGGTATTTTCCTGATTGAGACACGTGGTGTCATGAGAAGCGCAGGTAACTGCTTTCTATGAAGTAATTGGGCTCCATAGCCAACAAGACTCGCAgtgagtgtatgtgtggttttacgcccatttttagcaatattccagcaataccacaaaaAGGCtcaacagaaatgggtttcacacgttgtacccatctggggaatcgaacctgggctttCTGCGtaacgagcgagcgctttaaccactaagctacaccGCTAGGTGTTCGCTCGTTATGCGGAAGaccggggtcgattccccacacgggtcgaaggcgtgaagcccatttctgtgatattactggaacatttctaaaagcggcctaaaccCGTACTCACTCAAATTTAAAAGTGACACGTCGAGATATAACAGCCTCATTCATTTATCATGGCTGGATTATGTGCGTTGTAAAAGTATATGAGTTATTGGCGTAAAATAACACTCACTCGCATTGCCTAAGATCTCACCTCGGGTAGATTGATGTCAGTCTGACCCCTCAGTTTCCGCTGTTTAGCAAGTAGTCCAAGCATatctgaaaacatttacatcagCAATGTGGTACGATCAGAGATGTGCTATCAGTAGCCAAATCCCAGCCAAGCTGCATGATATGAACAAAAGTGTGACGTACGTAAGAAGAGTATCACTCACACCTATTACTCCGTTTCATTTGAGATGAATTGCCCACTAACTCAAAATCTTATGAATGCAACAAAACCAATTTTCCAAAGTCACGTGAAATCGACAGACAAACTCTGGTGATTTGTCGTTGGTGATTTGGAACACccgaatgaaaaaaaaaacgttgtttaacaaatgatcattaGCCTCTTTTCGGGGGTTTTGAGGGAGGTCACTTGATGGTAGAAGGTCAAATGATCTCCAGGTGATTAGTCTTACCAGAGGCATGACTAAATGCCCTTCCGCAACCTAGTTCCTCTGTGTTCTGTGACGCAAACATTGTATCATTCCGCACGTCCACGACGAACTGAACTCGAACTACTTTCACGTTACCCTAAAACAGCAAAAGCCTAATGTTATAGCAAACGGGATAGGGTGATCGACTGGACGTTACTTGTGGGGAATGTTATGTGATAAGCGAACGAATAAGCCATTAAAGGCCAAAAGATGCCATAATGTACTGTAAACGCCACACTTCTCACATTTACCATCCATCCTCGATTATCATGGATACCACGTGGGCACCACTCATGCTATTTCCGGCATTGGTTTCAAGAAATTACCAATGGTAATCGAATATCTAAAATTTCCAAATAAAGTTGAAAAGCTACCTCATGACATGAATACAAATCATCGTCATATTGCTGACATGTTGGCGATAAATAGTCAAATGATAATCCGTTGTATCGGGATTCATTTGTGTGACGAAATCgtgtgttcgaatcccaaaACACGTCTTTTTAACGAATTTTTCACACCCTAATGGGTACGGAGGTTTCAAGACCGTGTGTCTTATTTGTACGTTTGCACTTATTCCAATTTATCCATTATTCGTTCAGTTTGAACCCAAGCGGACTGTAGAGAACTGCATGGCGCAATCCGACATGACGAAACCCGGGATTCGTACTTGGCGAACTTGCACTAACCGATTTGTACCGATTGTCGTTGTGTTAAGAGCAAGAAGGATTAGGCATACATCCCCTCTAGACCCCTCCAACATTACGTTGACACGACTTCACATAGACAATTTGTGTTCAAATCGAAATCGTGCTACTTACCGACTTTATAACGTAAATCCATGGTGAATTGTGAGCATCTTTTGCTATGACTCGGTTCTGGctgaaacatacacatacaagcTGCAGTGTCCACATATAATTACACATGTTGATTGTCAGAAACTAGTGAtcccgagttcgaatcccggtttgTCCCATTGTGCATCTAGGGTCGTGAGCACCTTGTCAATACCCACTGGTTTCATAGCCGTAGACGTTAAAGACCTCTAACATGAAACTGGCAAACCGTGATATACTTGAGTCAGTTTGATTCTCATTCTTGATCgataatccagcaatataacaatgGGGGGcagcagaaataggcttcactgCCCCAGGTATAGCTAGAATACTATTCAAAGGGGTGTGAAAcctaactcacgcactcactttcACTAGTTGGTTGATTCAGTCTCATCGTACACCAGATTGAAAATGTTGTCCAGTCGTAATCATTCAGCAGCTATGTTATACAGTTGGACTATTTCTAACTACTTCAGTCCTACGAAAATAAGTTCCCATTCATACTATTGGTTAACTGTACATAGAAATACGATTAGACGAAATTATCGAAAACATCCGGTAGGTACCAATCCAGTTAAAACACCTTCGATTTATGATGATCTCCGGATTTGGCATTTAGAAACTGATGTGATGAAGAGGAACATAATAAAACCAAGTGATAATCttgttagcatctacaccaaAATGTAGCGTCTtgtgcaataaagaagttgtctatccataaacgAATATTTAGTACGGAATTGCGTCCCTTTGTATGTAAGTCCACCATACAACATTAAATCGACGTGCCGAACCATCTCATCCAGGTTCATGACGCAAAGTTACTTCAGTCTTCAGTCAAATGACAGTTTGTTACCCGTAGTATGTGAACTCTATGGCTTCTTGGTTGTGTAGGAACTGGTCGCAGGGAAACTCCTTGAACAAGTCCAGTGACCTGCGAATGAAACACTTCATCAGGAATATTCAACGACTGTGTTGATATGTTAGGGAAACGGAATTAAAGGAAGCTTTAATCATAGTAAAAGTAGTTTGGTGTAAATAAAAATAGTTTGGTGTAAGTGTCTTTGCATATCTGCCATTTGGTATGATATTTCTCTTTTATATGCTTTTATTAATTGGCAAGAGTTCATAAAGGCATATCTTCTTGATCAAGATATGCTGCTGGGATGATAGCGAAGTGTAGGGCCATGCTACGAGTATGCTACTAGAATATGACGGGTATGCTACGAGTAAGCTGGGAACAACCTACCATAGAAAGTCTATAGGCGGGCTCTGGGTTGTATGTTGAAGTCGGATGAAATCCTGAAAGAAGAACAGTTCTCCTTATTGCTCCGTTGAACCAACGTTCAATTTAGTTATGAGCATGTACAGAATGAAAATTACCCGTGTACCTCAGAAACGAGGGTTTAACACGCGGATGCTGCCAATATCTGCCAGTGCGATACCTTACTGACCTTTCGGTTCTCTAGAGTGGGACAGGGTGCTCTCGGGGTCTCCGAATTTCTCTATTACCATTCAAGACCTCTCTAGCATAGGTATCTGTTGGAATCGAAAGTCATGTACTATGTTGCTGGGGCTACTCACGTCTCTGTGTAGCATCAACACCTCAACGGGTCCCTTGGAAACCAGGTGAAACTCACTGGGGAAGGTGCTCTCCACATCCTCAGGCTGAAGACCAAGGGACGCAGATGCATTGATGCATATATGTAACTAAGTGAAAAACTTGACGGTACTATTCCATTTAGACCATACAGTTAGGCCCATGTTCGTATTAAACAATCTTGGGGAA includes:
- the LOC137272848 gene encoding uncharacterized protein isoform X2: MAAYTKLKQIQLESLQEKDEDPIENINHRLAEIQAMVKPRAEMSSFIKDLAPEQMERILKVTNTDVKKIREETRKGWRPQDRLAYAINVVGLIARSAVPRRRHFNDQDPEVSTSVLRRMRRKQGTNGQQKTAFKSSLSSDMQFALTTQPEYRTNYHLKRVSWVLRATKAFKHLFPSEMEKELARVVAYERYDDNRHIAYQGRAPERFYYILSGRIQRLREYRLTSGCINKSMGFLSKGMTSNPEDVESTFPSEFHLVSKGPVEVLMLHRDDFIRLQHTTQSPPIDFLWSLDLFKEFPCDQFLHNQEAIEFTYYGQNRVIAKDAHNSPWIYVIKSGNVKVVRVQFVVDVRNDTMFASQNTEELGCGRAFSHASDMLGLLAKQRKLRGQTDINLPELMKRRKLSERLSAGSLTDRSHSRKKAKSTSFTEKEVPATEPENVTASPAPRPDRESSPVSNPGSPIPERRSQGSSPTDASEKRSKSHFQLPPIVVTQPTPRQPGKNPRGSASLAKSTPRVADHMTPHGTFLTREKTEFDAGLSPRKKKDLIQRRAYLQLDTLSPGDVFGLEEIAVKFRYQPKDDEGLENLDPPPLAFMEGPAISLVSDGAEVIKISKRFFLQFAQNNTMLRVETMQREYITTDEAKDVLYNKETWRQYKSVLMERLVGSVTSRT
- the LOC137272848 gene encoding uncharacterized protein isoform X3; the protein is MAAYTKLKQIQLESLQEKDEDPIENINHRLAEIQAMVKPRAEMSSFIKDLAPEQMERILKVTNTDVKKIREETRKGWRPQDRLAYAINVVGLIARSAVPRRRHFNDQDPEVSTSVLRRMRRKQGTNGQQKTAFKSSLSSDMQFALTTQPEYRTNYHLKRVSWVLRATKAFKHLFPSEMEKELARVVAYERYDDNRHIAYQGRAPERFYYILSGRIQRLREYRLTSGCINKSMGFLSKGMTSNPEDVESTFPSEFHLVSKGPVEVLMLHRDDFIRLQHTTQSPPIDFLWSLDLFKEFPCDQFLHNQEAIEFTYYGQNRVIAKDAHNSPWIYVIKSGNVKVVRVQFVVDVRNDTMFASQNTEELGCGRAFSHASDMLGLLAKQRKLRGQTDINLPELMKRRKLSERLSAGSLTDRSHSRKKAKSTSFTEKEVPATEPENVTASPAPRPDRESSPVSNPGSPIPERRSQGSSPTDASEKRSKSHFQLPPIVVTQPTPRQPGKNPRGSASLAKSTPRVADHMTPHGTFLTREKTEFDAGLSPRKKKDLIQRRAYLQLDTLSPGDVFGLENLDPPPLAFMEGPAISLVSDGAEVIKISKRFFLQFAQNNTMLRVETMQREYITTDEAKDVLYNKETWRQYKSVLMERLVGSVTSRT
- the LOC137272848 gene encoding uncharacterized protein isoform X1; its protein translation is MATLQDREFTLPLIKRQGSVNRIPLSSSNLKSLDLGGISFEGGGEKGSYGHALYSGAGEMEDKFSEFGATESTASYEDDTAEGGRRRAERAAEFEVEHNWMLKEAEEIQYRKFDSIKRRVAIYLPDEDPIENINHRLAEIQAMVKPRAEMSSFIKDLAPEQMERILKVTNTDVKKIREETRKGWRPQDRLAYAINVVGLIARSAVPRRRHFNDQDPEVSTSVLRRMRRKQGTNGQQKTAFKSSLSSDMQFALTTQPEYRTNYHLKRVSWVLRATKAFKHLFPSEMEKELARVVAYERYDDNRHIAYQGRAPERFYYILSGRIQRLREYRLTSGCINKSMGFLSKGMTSNPEDVESTFPSEFHLVSKGPVEVLMLHRDDFIRLQHTTQSPPIDFLWSLDLFKEFPCDQFLHNQEAIEFTYYGQNRVIAKDAHNSPWIYVIKSGNVKVVRVQFVVDVRNDTMFASQNTEELGCGRAFSHASDMLGLLAKQRKLRGQTDINLPELMKRRKLSERLSAGSLTDRSHSRKKAKSTSFTEKEVPATEPENVTASPAPRPDRESSPVSNPGSPIPERRSQGSSPTDASEKRSKSHFQLPPIVVTQPTPRQPGKNPRGSASLAKSTPRVADHMTPHGTFLTREKTEFDAGLSPRKKKDLIQRRAYLQLDTLSPGDVFGLEEIAVKFRYQPKDDEGLENLDPPPLAFMEGPAISLVSDGAEVIKISKRFFLQFAQNNTMLRVETMQREYITTDEAKDVLYNKETWRQYKSVLMERLVGSVTSRT